A genome region from Frankineae bacterium MT45 includes the following:
- a CDS encoding Uncharacterized membrane protein, which produces MPIFSTRSRSAPRASLPTAISSGAASADVAPPATGGRSALSLAGFLAGACVTHFVVPKFYDQMVPTQLPGTARQWTYGSGAVELGVGALVAAPRLRRHGALAAAALFVAVFPANVKMAADAHRRDRPTPEKAVLLARLPLQIPLVLWALRVARRSR; this is translated from the coding sequence ATGCCAATCTTCTCGACCCGGTCCCGGTCCGCACCACGCGCTTCCCTGCCCACCGCTATCTCGTCAGGCGCTGCCTCGGCAGACGTCGCCCCACCTGCGACCGGCGGGCGGTCCGCACTGAGTCTGGCCGGGTTCCTGGCCGGCGCCTGTGTCACCCATTTCGTCGTGCCGAAGTTCTACGACCAGATGGTGCCGACGCAACTTCCGGGAACCGCGCGCCAGTGGACCTACGGCTCTGGGGCGGTTGAACTGGGCGTCGGCGCACTGGTCGCCGCTCCCCGCCTGCGACGCCACGGCGCGCTCGCAGCGGCGGCGCTCTTCGTGGCCGTCTTCCCGGCCAACGTCAAGATGGCCGCCGACGCCCATCGGCGAGACCGCCCAACGCCGGAGAAGGCAGTGCTGCTGGCCCGACTGCCGCTGCAGATACCGCTGGTGCTCTGGGCACTGCGAGTGGCCCGCCGCTCCCGCTAG
- a CDS encoding inosose dehydratase — protein MTEQTQSTDRIAGAPISWGVCEVPGWGYQLGTDRVLGEMREVGLSATEFGPDGFLPEEPDAMAALLKAHELQAIGGFTPVLLHEANHDPLAEIERLLAGYAATGAKVLVLSAVSGLDGYDARPTLDEAGWSRLLSNLGRISDLAAERGVRAVLHPHVGTMVENGEEVQRVLEGTSISLCLDTGHLLIGGTDPAELTRQAPDRIAHTHFKDVDDSVAAKVRSGRLSYTDGVRQGMYRPLGAGDVNFESIVGDLAGSGYDGWYVLEQDTILTEEPVGEGPVADVWSSAEHLRSLLGKTR, from the coding sequence ATGACCGAGCAGACGCAGTCGACCGACCGGATCGCGGGTGCACCTATCTCTTGGGGCGTCTGCGAGGTTCCGGGATGGGGATACCAATTGGGCACCGACCGGGTGCTCGGCGAGATGCGTGAAGTCGGCCTGTCGGCCACCGAATTCGGACCGGACGGCTTCCTGCCCGAGGAACCGGACGCGATGGCAGCACTCTTGAAGGCTCATGAATTGCAGGCGATCGGGGGCTTCACCCCGGTACTGCTGCACGAAGCCAACCACGACCCGCTGGCCGAGATCGAGCGCCTGCTCGCCGGCTACGCAGCCACTGGCGCGAAGGTGCTCGTCCTCTCCGCGGTGAGCGGGCTCGACGGGTATGACGCTCGGCCCACCCTCGACGAGGCCGGCTGGAGCCGATTGCTGTCGAACCTCGGACGCATCAGCGACCTGGCGGCTGAGCGTGGAGTTCGCGCGGTGCTGCACCCCCACGTCGGCACGATGGTCGAGAACGGGGAGGAGGTACAGCGCGTGCTCGAAGGGACGAGCATCTCGCTCTGCCTCGACACCGGGCACCTACTCATCGGCGGCACCGATCCAGCCGAGCTCACCCGTCAGGCGCCTGATCGCATCGCGCACACCCACTTCAAGGACGTGGACGACAGCGTCGCGGCAAAGGTGCGCTCGGGGCGACTGAGCTACACCGACGGAGTGCGCCAGGGCATGTACCGACCGCTCGGCGCCGGTGACGTCAACTTCGAGTCGATCGTCGGCGACCTCGCCGGCAGCGGCTACGACGGCTGGTACGTGCTCGAGCAGGACACGATCCTCACCGAGGAACCGGTCGGCGAGGGGCCGGTGGCCGACGTTTGGAGCAGCGCCGAGCACCTGCGCAGCCTGCTCGGCAAGACCCGCTAA
- a CDS encoding LacI family transcriptional regulator: MKHPFRVREIAVQAGLSEATVDRVLNKRGGVRASTVDQVQQAIEELDRQRSQIRLGGRTFLVDVVAETPQRFSTEVREAFEAAMPTLRPAVMRGRFHFRETWSVEDLVATLEAIARRGSHGVILKAPDVNAVTDAVQRLNQRGIPVVTLTTDLPHSSRIAYIGIDNRAAGATAAYLIDQWLGDRPGDVLITLSSSAFRGEEEREMGFRAAMRASTSNRTIVDITESHGLDEVLRDMVIEALARNRAIKGVYSIGGGNNATLEAFAASDREYLAFIAHDLDRDNVRLLQQRRISAVLHHDLAQDMRNAGLAIIRAQHALPAAPEALPSTIQVITPLNMPSVFPGR; this comes from the coding sequence GTGAAGCATCCGTTCCGAGTGCGCGAAATAGCGGTACAGGCTGGGTTGAGCGAGGCGACCGTAGACCGCGTCCTGAACAAGCGAGGCGGGGTCCGCGCCAGCACGGTGGATCAGGTGCAGCAGGCGATCGAGGAGCTCGACCGGCAGCGTTCGCAGATTCGCCTCGGCGGCCGGACCTTTCTGGTCGATGTAGTGGCCGAGACGCCGCAGCGATTCTCGACCGAGGTGCGTGAAGCGTTCGAAGCGGCGATGCCAACGCTGCGACCGGCCGTGATGCGCGGGCGGTTCCACTTTCGTGAGACCTGGTCGGTCGAGGACTTGGTCGCGACTCTCGAGGCGATCGCGCGGCGCGGGTCGCACGGCGTGATTCTCAAGGCTCCCGATGTGAATGCCGTGACCGATGCGGTGCAGCGACTCAACCAGCGGGGGATCCCCGTTGTCACCCTGACCACCGATCTCCCGCACAGTTCTCGAATCGCATACATCGGCATTGACAATCGTGCGGCCGGAGCAACCGCGGCCTATCTCATTGATCAGTGGCTGGGCGACCGACCCGGTGACGTGCTCATCACGTTGAGCAGCAGTGCGTTTCGTGGTGAGGAGGAGCGCGAGATGGGCTTTCGAGCTGCGATGCGAGCCAGCACGTCGAATCGGACGATCGTCGACATCACCGAGAGCCATGGCTTGGATGAGGTGCTTCGCGACATGGTCATCGAGGCGCTGGCGCGAAACCGAGCCATCAAAGGCGTCTACTCCATCGGCGGTGGGAACAACGCGACGCTTGAGGCCTTTGCGGCCAGTGATCGCGAGTATCTCGCCTTCATTGCCCACGATCTCGATCGCGACAACGTGCGCCTGCTGCAGCAGCGCCGCATCTCGGCGGTGCTGCATCATGACCTGGCCCAGGACATGCGCAACGCCGGTCTGGCAATCATTCGGGCACAGCACGCACTCCCGGCCGCTCCTGAAGCATTGCCCTCGACGATCCAGGTCATCACGCCGCTGAACATGCCGTCGGTCTTCCCCGGCCGGTAG
- a CDS encoding propionyl-CoA carboxylase alpha chain, translating into MISRVLVANRSEIAARVFRTCRGLGISTAAVYSDPDADADYVTDADVAARLPGASPAQTYLRGDLIIDAARRMGADAIHPGYGFLSENADFAAAVIDAGLTWIGPPVAAIESMGSKIEAKLLMAKAGVPTLTQLEPSEITAAELPVLIKASAGGGGRGMRIVRDLAALPAELAAAQSEARSAFGDDTVFCEPYLATGHHIEVQILADSHGRVWTVGERECSIQRRHQKVIEEAPSPLVERTPGMRERLFDAARLAAEAIGYVGAGTVEFLADDEGRFYFLEMNTRLQVEHPVTECTTGLDLVAWQLRVAAGEHLPPTPPAIDGHSIEVRLYAEDPAAGWQPQSGVVQRFDVPDVAARFELPTRHGVRLDSGIGSQSTLVGIHYDPMLAKVISWAPTRTEAATMLAATLARTRLHGLVTNRDLLVNLLRHPAFLAGATDTAFFATHGGTTDGTAGTLAAPLADAQALQLSALAAALADAADRRERATTQPDLPSGWRNVVSQSQRSTFQHGQQQLPVEYRLGRGGLVSEQYPDARLLSLTATEVVLEVDGVRQRFTVARYPDDQSTYVDSAGGSVTLQRVERFADPSSQLAEGSLLAPMPGSVVRVEVTLGESVSAGQPLLTLEAMKMQHQICAPIDGVISELSVSVGDQVDVGAVLAVVNPPDEQSANPSIEGESA; encoded by the coding sequence ATGATCTCCCGAGTTCTGGTCGCGAACCGCAGTGAGATCGCGGCCCGCGTCTTTCGCACCTGCCGCGGCCTCGGCATCTCCACCGCCGCCGTCTACTCCGACCCGGACGCCGACGCCGACTACGTCACCGACGCTGACGTCGCCGCCCGCCTGCCGGGTGCGTCGCCGGCGCAGACGTACCTGCGCGGCGATTTGATCATCGACGCCGCCCGGCGAATGGGCGCTGACGCGATCCACCCCGGGTACGGCTTCCTCTCCGAGAACGCCGACTTCGCGGCCGCCGTCATCGACGCCGGCCTCACCTGGATCGGGCCGCCGGTGGCCGCGATCGAGTCGATGGGGAGCAAGATCGAGGCCAAGCTGCTGATGGCCAAGGCCGGTGTCCCGACCCTCACGCAACTCGAGCCGAGCGAGATCACCGCGGCCGAACTCCCCGTACTTATCAAGGCATCCGCCGGCGGCGGCGGCCGGGGCATGCGGATCGTCCGGGACCTCGCGGCGCTTCCCGCAGAACTCGCCGCGGCCCAGAGCGAGGCCCGCTCGGCCTTCGGCGATGACACCGTCTTCTGCGAGCCCTACCTCGCCACCGGCCACCACATCGAGGTGCAGATCCTGGCTGACTCCCACGGCCGGGTCTGGACAGTCGGCGAGCGCGAGTGCTCCATCCAGCGCCGCCACCAGAAGGTGATCGAGGAGGCACCCTCACCACTCGTCGAGCGGACGCCCGGGATGCGCGAGCGTCTCTTCGACGCCGCCCGGCTGGCCGCGGAGGCGATCGGCTACGTCGGCGCCGGGACGGTCGAGTTCCTGGCCGATGACGAGGGGCGCTTCTACTTCCTGGAGATGAATACCCGCCTGCAGGTCGAGCATCCGGTCACCGAATGCACCACCGGCCTGGATCTGGTCGCCTGGCAACTACGGGTCGCCGCCGGCGAACACCTGCCGCCGACACCACCCGCGATCGACGGCCACAGCATCGAGGTGCGTCTCTACGCCGAGGACCCCGCCGCCGGGTGGCAGCCGCAGAGCGGAGTGGTGCAGCGCTTCGACGTGCCCGACGTGGCGGCGCGCTTCGAACTCCCGACCCGTCACGGCGTTCGCCTGGACTCCGGGATCGGCAGCCAGAGCACGCTCGTCGGTATCCACTACGACCCGATGCTGGCCAAAGTGATCAGCTGGGCCCCGACCCGCACCGAGGCGGCGACGATGCTCGCCGCCACCCTCGCCCGCACCCGGCTGCACGGGCTGGTCACCAACCGCGATCTGCTGGTGAATCTCCTCAGGCATCCGGCGTTCCTGGCCGGGGCCACCGACACCGCGTTCTTCGCGACGCACGGTGGAACGACCGATGGCACCGCCGGAACCCTCGCCGCGCCACTGGCCGACGCGCAGGCGTTGCAGCTCAGCGCACTCGCCGCGGCCCTGGCCGACGCGGCCGACCGGCGTGAGCGGGCGACAACCCAGCCCGACCTCCCCAGCGGCTGGCGCAACGTGGTCTCACAGAGCCAGCGCAGTACCTTCCAGCACGGCCAGCAGCAGTTGCCCGTCGAATACCGCCTCGGCCGGGGAGGGCTGGTCTCCGAGCAATACCCCGATGCTCGGCTGCTGAGCCTCACCGCGACCGAGGTGGTCCTGGAGGTGGACGGCGTCCGACAGCGGTTCACCGTCGCCCGCTACCCGGACGATCAGTCGACCTACGTCGACTCGGCCGGCGGGTCGGTGACCCTGCAGCGGGTGGAGCGCTTCGCCGACCCGAGCAGCCAACTGGCCGAGGGGTCGCTGCTGGCCCCGATGCCGGGGTCGGTGGTCCGGGTCGAGGTGACCCTGGGCGAGAGCGTCAGCGCCGGCCAGCCACTGCTGACGCTGGAGGCCATGAAGATGCAGCATCAGATCTGCGCCCCGATCGACGGCGTCATCAGCGAGCTATCCGTCTCCGTCGGCGATCAGGTCGACGTCGGCGCCGTCCTCGCCGTCGTGAATCCGCCAGATGAGCAGTCAGCCAACCCATCCATTGAAGGAGAATCAGCGTGA
- a CDS encoding Ectoine hydroxylase-related dioxygenase, phytanoyl-CoA dioxygenase (PhyH) family, with amino-acid sequence MTTIQASSAPVTGLFESAPSLSALSMLSSTKTDLSQYPLAERVEENVLVYGATAHREAATAEGRRALQLELARALLDGPGVLVFAAAVTDLPLLDRVSALFDEMISEQRAAGRATGDHFAQPGANDRIWGALDKFALRDPELFAAYYANDVVALVSEAWLGPNFQVVSQVNVVNPGGNAQVAHRDYHLGFMSYEQSQAYPAHTHRLTPSLTLQGAIAHCDMPVVTGPTMFLPHSQKLEDGYLAIHRPEVIDHFNANFVQVPLRKGDAVFFNPALFHGAGSNHSADVRRMANLLQISSAFGRAMESVDRPAMCTALLPVLQRLQEAGATKREIDNIIAATAEGYAFPTNLDRDRPINGLAPTSQAELLSQAVRDGWSPGRFGDALATHGRHRESGL; translated from the coding sequence ATGACCACGATTCAGGCGAGCTCCGCGCCCGTCACCGGGCTCTTCGAGTCCGCGCCATCCCTTTCCGCGCTGAGCATGCTGTCGTCGACCAAGACCGACCTCTCGCAGTACCCGCTCGCCGAGCGTGTCGAAGAGAACGTTCTGGTCTACGGTGCGACGGCCCACCGGGAGGCGGCCACCGCTGAGGGCCGGCGCGCCCTGCAATTGGAGCTGGCGCGAGCCCTCCTCGACGGACCAGGCGTGCTCGTCTTCGCCGCCGCCGTCACCGACTTGCCGCTCCTCGACCGGGTCAGCGCGCTCTTTGACGAGATGATCAGCGAGCAGCGCGCGGCCGGACGGGCCACCGGCGACCACTTCGCCCAGCCCGGCGCCAATGACCGCATCTGGGGAGCGCTCGACAAGTTTGCGCTGCGCGATCCCGAACTCTTCGCCGCGTACTACGCAAACGACGTCGTCGCACTCGTCTCCGAAGCGTGGCTCGGCCCGAACTTCCAGGTCGTCTCGCAGGTGAACGTGGTCAACCCGGGAGGCAACGCCCAGGTCGCGCACCGTGACTACCACCTCGGATTCATGTCGTATGAACAGAGCCAGGCCTACCCGGCGCACACCCATCGCCTCACGCCATCCCTCACCCTGCAGGGGGCCATCGCCCACTGCGACATGCCGGTCGTCACCGGACCGACAATGTTCCTGCCGCACAGCCAGAAACTCGAAGACGGATATCTGGCGATCCACCGTCCGGAAGTCATCGACCACTTCAACGCGAACTTCGTCCAGGTGCCGCTGCGCAAGGGCGACGCGGTCTTCTTCAACCCAGCGTTGTTCCACGGAGCCGGCAGCAATCATTCGGCCGACGTGCGGCGTATGGCGAATCTGCTGCAGATCTCCTCCGCCTTCGGACGAGCCATGGAGTCGGTCGACCGTCCGGCCATGTGCACGGCCCTGCTGCCGGTCCTGCAGCGATTGCAGGAGGCAGGCGCGACCAAGCGCGAGATCGACAACATCATCGCCGCGACGGCCGAGGGGTACGCATTCCCGACGAACCTCGACCGCGACCGCCCCATCAATGGTCTGGCGCCGACCAGCCAGGCCGAACTGCTGAGCCAGGCCGTCCGTGACGGCTGGAGTCCCGGTCGCTTCGGCGATGCGCTGGCCACCCACGGTCGGCACCGCGAATCGGGCCTCTGA
- a CDS encoding Acetyl-CoA carboxylase, carboxyltransferase component, whose amino-acid sequence MTVLQSRLDTRSAEFNANREAMLEKLADLESEQAKAVAGGGAKYTERHHARGKLLARERVELLLDQDSPFLELSPLAAWGSEFTVGASVVTGIGVVSGVECMINANDPTVRGGASNPWTLQKAFRAAQIARENRLPTISLVESGGADLPTQKEIFVPGGRTFRDLTRASAAGVPTVALVFGNSTAGGAYIPGMSDHVVMVKERAKVFLAGPPLVKMATGEDSDDESLGGAEMHARTSGLADYLAADEQDAIRLGRQIVSRLNWSKEGPAPYPEVIAPKYDEEDLLGVVGPDLKVPFDPREVIARIVDASDFDEFKPLYGTSLVTGWARLHGYPIGILANARGVLFSEEAQKATQFIQLANQSNTPLLFLQNTTGYMVGKEYEQGGIIKHGAMMLNAVSNSTVPHLTVVMGASYGAGNYGMCGRAYDPRFLFTWPSAKSAVMGPAQLAGVISIVARQAAQARGQEYDEAGDAQMKAYVEAQIESESLAKFMSGRLLDDGIIDPRDTRTVLGLCLSAIHTAPVEGARHYGVFRT is encoded by the coding sequence ATGACGGTTCTGCAGTCGCGGTTGGACACCCGGTCCGCCGAATTCAACGCCAATCGCGAGGCGATGCTGGAGAAACTCGCCGATCTGGAGAGTGAGCAGGCCAAGGCGGTCGCCGGAGGGGGCGCGAAGTACACCGAGCGCCACCATGCCCGCGGCAAGTTGCTGGCCCGGGAACGGGTAGAACTGCTCCTCGACCAGGACTCGCCGTTCCTCGAACTCTCCCCGCTCGCCGCGTGGGGCAGCGAATTCACCGTCGGGGCCAGTGTCGTCACCGGCATCGGTGTGGTGAGCGGCGTCGAGTGCATGATCAACGCCAACGACCCGACCGTCCGCGGCGGGGCCAGCAATCCGTGGACGCTGCAGAAGGCCTTCCGGGCGGCCCAGATCGCCCGCGAGAACCGGCTGCCCACGATCAGCCTCGTCGAGTCCGGTGGCGCGGACCTGCCGACCCAGAAGGAGATCTTCGTCCCCGGTGGCCGCACTTTCCGCGATCTCACCCGCGCCTCGGCGGCCGGCGTCCCGACCGTCGCACTGGTCTTCGGCAACTCGACGGCCGGCGGCGCGTACATCCCCGGCATGAGCGACCACGTCGTGATGGTGAAGGAGCGGGCCAAGGTCTTCCTGGCCGGGCCACCCCTGGTGAAGATGGCGACCGGAGAGGACTCTGACGACGAGTCGCTGGGCGGCGCCGAGATGCACGCCCGCACCTCTGGCTTGGCCGACTACTTGGCCGCCGACGAGCAGGACGCGATCCGCCTTGGCCGCCAGATCGTGTCGCGACTGAACTGGAGCAAGGAGGGTCCGGCGCCCTACCCGGAGGTGATCGCCCCCAAGTACGACGAGGAGGATCTCCTCGGAGTCGTCGGCCCCGACCTCAAGGTCCCCTTTGACCCGCGCGAAGTCATCGCCCGCATCGTGGACGCCAGCGACTTCGACGAGTTCAAGCCGCTCTACGGCACGAGCCTGGTCACCGGCTGGGCCCGGCTGCACGGCTACCCGATCGGCATCCTGGCCAACGCCCGTGGCGTCCTCTTCAGCGAGGAGGCACAGAAGGCGACGCAGTTCATCCAGCTCGCCAACCAGAGCAACACCCCCCTACTTTTCCTGCAGAACACCACCGGCTACATGGTGGGCAAGGAGTATGAACAGGGCGGGATCATCAAGCACGGCGCGATGATGCTCAACGCCGTCTCCAACTCGACCGTCCCCCACCTGACCGTCGTCATGGGCGCCTCCTACGGGGCGGGTAACTACGGCATGTGCGGACGGGCCTATGACCCACGCTTCCTCTTCACCTGGCCGAGCGCGAAGTCGGCCGTGATGGGGCCGGCTCAGCTGGCCGGGGTGATCTCCATCGTGGCCCGGCAGGCCGCGCAGGCGCGCGGTCAGGAGTACGACGAGGCCGGGGACGCGCAGATGAAGGCCTACGTCGAGGCGCAGATCGAGAGCGAATCGCTGGCCAAGTTCATGTCCGGACGCCTCCTCGACGACGGCATCATCGACCCGCGCGACACCCGCACGGTGCTCGGGCTCTGCCTGTCGGCCATCCATACCGCACCGGTCGAAGGTGCCCGTCACTACGGGGTGTTCCGCACATGA
- a CDS encoding acyl-CoA dehydrogenase, which produces MSAPTQRVDTSRADHDTSRAKRTKLLRQSVSAFMRSDVLPFQDEWERDGELPRSLHRRAGELGLLGIGFDETVGGSGGDGLDALTLCEQLHYEGAAGGLFASLFTCGIAVPHIAAAGDPAQIEKWVAPTLAGELIGALAITEPGGGSDVANISTSARRDGDHFVVNGAKTYITSGCRADFVTTAVRTGGPGAHGISLLVIEKGTEGFTVSRRLQKMGWLCSDTAELSFIDCRVPAANLVGPENSGFVQIAQNFVAERIGLAVQAYSSAQRSLDLTLQWCRNRDTFGRPLISRQAVQNTLTEMAQRIDLVRVYTREVARRAAASETDLVAEVCFAKNSAVAAGEWVVNQAVQLHGGMGYMRECEVERQYRDMRILGIGGGTTEILTGLAAKRLGFTA; this is translated from the coding sequence GTGAGCGCCCCGACGCAGCGCGTCGACACCTCGCGCGCCGACCACGACACCTCGCGGGCCAAGCGCACCAAGCTGCTGCGGCAGAGTGTCTCGGCCTTCATGCGCAGTGATGTGCTGCCTTTCCAGGATGAATGGGAGCGTGACGGCGAACTCCCCCGCTCGCTGCACCGGCGGGCCGGGGAGCTGGGACTGCTCGGCATCGGCTTCGACGAGACGGTCGGTGGCAGCGGTGGCGACGGCCTCGACGCCTTGACCCTCTGCGAGCAGCTGCACTATGAGGGAGCCGCCGGAGGCCTCTTCGCCTCGCTCTTCACCTGCGGGATCGCGGTGCCACACATCGCCGCTGCGGGCGACCCCGCACAGATCGAGAAGTGGGTCGCACCGACGCTGGCCGGCGAGCTGATCGGAGCACTGGCCATCACCGAACCTGGCGGGGGTTCGGACGTGGCGAACATCAGCACCAGCGCCCGGCGCGACGGCGATCACTTCGTGGTCAACGGCGCGAAGACCTATATAACTTCAGGCTGTCGGGCCGACTTCGTCACCACCGCGGTGCGCACCGGCGGACCGGGAGCTCATGGAATCTCGCTGCTGGTCATCGAGAAGGGCACCGAGGGGTTCACGGTGAGCCGCAGGCTCCAGAAGATGGGGTGGCTCTGCTCGGACACCGCCGAACTGAGCTTCATCGACTGCCGGGTGCCCGCGGCGAACCTGGTCGGCCCTGAGAACTCGGGCTTCGTGCAGATCGCCCAGAACTTCGTGGCCGAGCGGATCGGCCTCGCCGTGCAGGCGTACTCCAGCGCCCAGCGATCACTCGACCTGACGCTGCAGTGGTGCCGAAACCGCGACACCTTCGGACGCCCGCTCATCTCCCGGCAGGCGGTGCAGAACACGCTGACCGAGATGGCGCAGCGCATCGACCTGGTCCGCGTCTATACCCGTGAAGTGGCCCGGCGCGCGGCGGCCAGCGAGACCGACCTGGTGGCCGAGGTCTGCTTCGCCAAGAACAGCGCGGTGGCGGCCGGGGAATGGGTTGTGAACCAGGCCGTGCAGCTGCACGGCGGTATGGGATACATGCGTGAATGCGAGGTCGAGCGGCAGTACCGCGACATGCGGATCCTCGGCATCGGCGGCGGAACGACCGAGATTCTCACCGGATTGGCGGCAAAGAGATTGGGATTTACAGCATGA
- a CDS encoding myo-inositol 2-dehydrogenase / D-chiro-inositol 1-dehydrogenase yields the protein MRLGLIGLGRIGAFHADTLNALPSVDSLVITDYLPAVAQQVSERIGAQTADSVGALLTSGIDGLVIAAGTGAHAELLTAAVEAEIPVFCEKPISGSLAESAALLSRLAGASTPVHIGYQRRFDAGFRAARDAVLSGELGWLHTLRSTTLDPAPPPAAYIATSGGLFRDCAVHDFDIIRWVTGREVVEVYAAGSNKGADFFAEANDVDTASALLTLDDGTLALVSNTRYNARGYDVRLEVHGSNDSICAGMDDHLPLRSVEPGIAFPAGTPYPAFMERFLPAYRAELEAFTEVVAGQRTSPCTLADALHAEQIAEAATRSYREHRPIRIDEVALQGASA from the coding sequence ATGCGTCTCGGTCTCATCGGACTAGGCAGAATCGGCGCGTTTCACGCCGACACCCTCAATGCACTGCCCAGTGTCGATTCCCTCGTCATTACCGACTATCTGCCCGCAGTTGCCCAGCAGGTGAGCGAACGTATCGGTGCGCAGACTGCCGATTCGGTTGGCGCTCTGCTCACCTCGGGCATCGACGGCCTGGTCATCGCCGCTGGGACCGGAGCCCACGCCGAGCTACTGACCGCTGCGGTCGAGGCAGAGATCCCGGTCTTCTGCGAGAAGCCGATCAGCGGCAGCCTCGCCGAGAGCGCAGCCCTGCTCAGTCGGCTCGCCGGCGCGTCCACGCCGGTGCACATCGGCTATCAGCGCCGCTTCGACGCCGGGTTCCGCGCCGCACGCGACGCCGTTCTCTCGGGCGAGCTCGGCTGGCTGCATACGCTGCGCTCCACCACGCTCGACCCGGCCCCACCGCCGGCCGCCTATATCGCTACCAGTGGTGGTCTCTTCCGCGACTGCGCCGTCCACGACTTCGACATCATCCGCTGGGTCACCGGCCGCGAGGTCGTCGAGGTCTATGCCGCGGGAAGCAACAAGGGTGCCGACTTCTTCGCCGAGGCAAATGACGTCGACACCGCGTCGGCGCTGCTGACCCTGGACGACGGCACGCTCGCGCTGGTGTCGAACACCCGATACAACGCCCGCGGATATGACGTGCGCCTGGAGGTGCATGGTTCGAACGACAGCATCTGCGCCGGGATGGACGATCACCTCCCGCTGCGCTCCGTCGAGCCCGGTATCGCATTTCCCGCCGGAACCCCCTACCCGGCGTTCATGGAACGGTTCCTGCCGGCGTACCGCGCCGAGCTCGAAGCATTCACCGAAGTGGTCGCCGGGCAGCGCACCTCACCGTGCACCCTCGCCGACGCGCTCCACGCCGAACAGATCGCCGAGGCCGCGACCCGTTCTTACCGCGAACACCGGCCGATCCGCATCGATGAGGTAGCACTCCAGGGAGCATCAGCATGA
- a CDS encoding TIGR03084 family protein, giving the protein MSDLSSVVGDLVREGDDLDALVDGADDWSRPTAAAGWTIAHQIAHLAWTDQKSLLAATDPEGFARDLQSAIEHAATYVDDGADAGAELPRAELLAQWRSGRRALAEQLLSRDPALKLPWYGPPMSPTTMATARIMETWAHGQDVADALGVTRTPTARLRNIAHLGVRTRDFAYLVNDRTPPSTPFRVDLIAPNGELWSWGPADSPDRISAPALDFCLLVTQRRHRDDLSIVATGEALAWLPIAQAFAGQPGAGRPPATQASTTAAGQS; this is encoded by the coding sequence ATGAGCGACCTCTCCTCCGTCGTCGGCGACCTGGTTCGCGAAGGCGATGACCTCGACGCCCTCGTGGACGGCGCTGATGATTGGAGCCGTCCCACGGCGGCGGCGGGCTGGACGATCGCCCACCAGATCGCCCATCTGGCCTGGACCGACCAGAAGTCGCTCCTCGCCGCAACCGACCCCGAAGGCTTCGCCCGGGATCTCCAGTCCGCGATCGAGCACGCCGCGACCTACGTCGATGACGGGGCAGACGCGGGCGCAGAACTTCCCCGGGCCGAACTTCTGGCCCAGTGGCGATCAGGACGCCGGGCACTGGCCGAGCAACTCCTGTCCCGCGACCCCGCGCTGAAGCTGCCCTGGTACGGGCCGCCGATGAGCCCCACGACGATGGCCACCGCCCGCATCATGGAGACCTGGGCCCACGGCCAGGACGTCGCCGACGCTCTTGGAGTCACCCGCACCCCCACGGCCCGGCTGCGCAACATCGCACATCTGGGTGTCCGGACGCGCGACTTCGCGTATCTCGTCAACGACCGCACACCACCGTCGACGCCCTTCCGGGTCGATCTGATCGCGCCGAACGGCGAACTCTGGAGTTGGGGGCCGGCTGACTCGCCCGATCGGATCAGCGCGCCCGCGCTCGACTTCTGTCTGCTGGTAACACAGCGCCGTCATCGCGACGACCTGTCGATCGTGGCTACCGGCGAGGCGTTGGCCTGGCTACCGATCGCCCAAGCCTTCGCCGGGCAACCCGGCGCAGGACGTCCACCCGCCACGCAGGCCAGCACGACAGCCGCAGGCCAGTCGTGA